One Mycolicibacterium crocinum DNA window includes the following coding sequences:
- a CDS encoding MspA family porin, with protein sequence MLHRFATAAAICMLIPMGATPLALADPADPAAPPVADAGAPPPPPDNGAVASSVPGIAKTPDGRTLTVVAKDETQLPVAPLTTSLSSRDWVVGATFTGTTTGSVSGGTLETGYQIGCGVEMDKVKLIGSVGASLGNASLGTGGLSLPGTISFPVQGQIEVDPRPGTITNVVVDKKKFKGTSARVTLKDVHIKIDNCVGASSLRSYAVLTSSGTDADDIVAYYGVTKVF encoded by the coding sequence ATGTTGCATCGCTTTGCCACCGCAGCTGCAATTTGCATGCTGATCCCGATGGGAGCGACCCCGCTCGCGTTGGCAGACCCGGCTGATCCGGCGGCGCCACCCGTCGCCGACGCAGGCGCTCCCCCTCCTCCACCGGACAACGGAGCCGTCGCCTCCTCGGTTCCCGGCATCGCCAAGACACCCGACGGCCGCACGCTGACGGTGGTCGCCAAGGACGAGACGCAGCTGCCGGTGGCTCCGCTGACGACGTCGCTGTCGTCGCGCGACTGGGTGGTCGGCGCCACGTTCACCGGCACCACGACCGGCTCGGTGTCGGGTGGAACGCTCGAGACCGGCTATCAGATCGGTTGCGGCGTCGAAATGGACAAGGTCAAGCTGATCGGGTCGGTCGGCGCCAGCCTGGGCAACGCCAGCCTCGGCACCGGCGGGCTCTCTCTGCCCGGAACCATCAGCTTCCCGGTGCAGGGTCAGATCGAAGTCGACCCGCGGCCGGGAACGATCACCAACGTCGTCGTCGACAAGAAGAAGTTCAAGGGCACCTCCGCCCGAGTGACGCTCAAGGACGTCCATATCAAGATCGACAACTGCGTCGGTGCGTCGTCGCTGCGCTCGTACGCGGTACTCACCAGCTCGGGCACCGATGCCGACGACATCGTCGCCTACTACGGCGTCACCAAAGTCTTCTGA
- a CDS encoding phospholipase D-like domain-containing protein — MPANAPRVIVEPDDGLDPVLEFIMSAQTSLLIKQFTFTEPSLIDAVIDRKNAGVDVRIMLNPQRSGGDRANDESYETFKTAGIDVQWSSPKFYVTHEKSIVVDESAAMVATYNLMIKYFTLTRDYGIITHDPQHVAQIVEVFNADWEHRDFTPPRYEGLLWSNSNSRYHMARFIDSAERKLYIQHPKYVDAVILDHIAAAAHRGVRVRVLCGGKHGISEWDILDTFASLRTLRRFGVEVRKQKNLRVHAKLLIIDGREVLVGSMNIDRSAFDLRRELGVTTDDPDVVARLKEVFKSDWQISSHYEPPDPLEKNRPVEDEFPHDHDLVHE, encoded by the coding sequence ATGCCTGCTAACGCCCCGCGCGTGATCGTCGAACCAGACGACGGTTTGGACCCGGTCCTCGAATTCATCATGAGCGCGCAAACCTCGCTTCTGATAAAGCAATTCACGTTCACCGAGCCGAGCCTGATCGACGCCGTCATCGACCGGAAGAATGCCGGGGTCGACGTCCGCATCATGCTCAACCCGCAGCGATCCGGCGGCGATCGGGCGAACGACGAAAGCTACGAGACGTTCAAGACCGCCGGCATCGACGTCCAGTGGTCGAGCCCGAAATTCTATGTGACGCACGAGAAGTCAATCGTCGTCGATGAGAGCGCGGCGATGGTCGCGACCTACAACCTGATGATCAAGTACTTCACGCTCACCCGTGACTACGGCATCATCACCCACGACCCGCAGCACGTCGCCCAGATCGTCGAGGTGTTCAACGCCGACTGGGAGCATCGAGACTTCACACCGCCCAGATACGAAGGACTGCTGTGGAGTAACTCCAATTCCCGGTACCACATGGCGCGCTTCATCGATTCCGCTGAGCGCAAGCTGTACATCCAGCACCCCAAGTATGTCGACGCCGTGATCCTGGATCACATCGCGGCGGCCGCCCACCGCGGCGTCAGGGTGCGGGTCTTGTGCGGGGGCAAGCACGGCATCAGTGAATGGGACATCCTCGATACGTTCGCCTCGCTGCGCACCCTGCGCCGGTTCGGCGTCGAGGTGCGCAAGCAGAAGAACCTGAGGGTGCACGCCAAGCTGTTGATCATCGACGGCAGAGAGGTTCTGGTCGGGTCGATGAACATCGATCGCAGCGCCTTCGATCTTCGCCGCGAGCTCGGTGTCACCACCGATGACCCGGACGTGGTGGCTCGACTCAAAGAGGTCTTCAAGAGCGACTGGCAGATTTCCAGCCACTACGAGCCACCCGATCCGCTCGAGAAGAACCGTCCCGTCGAGGACGAGTTTCCGCACGACCACGACCTGGTCCATGAGTGA
- a CDS encoding chromate transporter, with protein sequence MSEPGSTREKVSLFEIARTFNHIALASFGGGLGAWSREVIVVEKQWLGEEEFLSAMTMCRIVPGANQVNLAVFVGTKMKGLAGAIAAVIGLCLMPVAIVLTLGFVYFTFKEVPAVKGALHGASAAAVALTLAMVIQTGQKCLKGLMPIAFFLASFVLNGLLRWPLLLTLAILAPLSLIWAWPRKAPEPVDA encoded by the coding sequence ATGAGTGAGCCCGGTTCGACCCGGGAGAAGGTCTCACTCTTCGAGATCGCGCGGACGTTCAACCACATCGCGCTGGCGTCCTTCGGCGGCGGCCTGGGGGCGTGGTCGCGTGAGGTCATCGTCGTCGAAAAGCAGTGGCTGGGTGAGGAGGAGTTCCTCAGCGCGATGACGATGTGCCGGATCGTGCCCGGCGCCAATCAGGTGAATCTGGCGGTCTTCGTCGGGACCAAGATGAAGGGTCTCGCCGGCGCGATCGCGGCCGTCATCGGCCTGTGCCTGATGCCTGTCGCGATCGTCCTCACGCTCGGCTTCGTCTACTTCACGTTCAAGGAAGTGCCCGCGGTCAAGGGTGCGTTGCACGGCGCCTCGGCCGCGGCCGTCGCGTTGACGCTCGCGATGGTGATCCAGACCGGGCAGAAGTGCCTCAAAGGCCTGATGCCCATCGCCTTCTTCCTGGCGAGCTTCGTGCTCAACGGTCTGCTGCGCTGGCCGCTGCTGCTGACGTTGGCGATCCTCGCGCCGTTGAGCCTGATCTGGGCCTGGCCCCGCAAGGCGCCGGAGCCGGTCGACGCATGA
- a CDS encoding chromate transporter, giving the protein MKTFLALIGMFGSLSLLSIGGGNTVLPDMHLQAVTGHHWLTNSQFADIFSISQAAPGPSILIVALVGYAAGLGVFGVVGGIIGGVLATIAMVVPAAGLMYLITVSWQKAQKSKLRYAVEKGFAPLTVGLILASSLVMSKAADHDWRAYLITGVATLIFVRTKTNPLVVVGAAALLGYLGFV; this is encoded by the coding sequence ATGAAGACGTTCCTGGCGCTGATCGGTATGTTCGGCTCGCTGTCGCTGTTGTCGATCGGCGGCGGCAACACCGTCCTGCCCGATATGCACCTGCAGGCGGTGACCGGCCATCACTGGCTGACGAACTCTCAGTTCGCCGACATCTTCTCGATCTCCCAAGCCGCCCCCGGACCGAGCATCCTGATCGTGGCGCTGGTCGGCTACGCGGCCGGCCTCGGTGTCTTCGGTGTCGTCGGCGGCATCATCGGGGGCGTCCTCGCCACGATCGCGATGGTAGTGCCCGCGGCGGGCCTGATGTACCTGATCACCGTGTCCTGGCAGAAGGCGCAGAAGTCCAAGCTGCGCTACGCCGTGGAGAAGGGCTTCGCCCCGCTGACCGTCGGGTTGATCCTGGCCAGCTCGTTGGTGATGAGCAAGGCCGCCGACCACGACTGGCGGGCATACCTGATCACCGGCGTCGCCACCCTGATTTTCGTGCGGACCAAGACGAACCCGCTTGTCGTCGTCGGGGCCGCGGCGCTGCTGGGTTACCTCGGCTTCGTCTGA
- a CDS encoding lysylphosphatidylglycerol synthase transmembrane domain-containing protein, whose protein sequence is MRVDGRDVAVSGDVLLPLTRRTNDIVRLSVATVVLVIVVTSSLITRNDWVGLEKSISRIVGVLTPTQSNLVYLAYGVAILALPFVILIGLIGARQWKLFAAYVAAGFLAVFSLSITGNGIAAPRWHFDLSERLSTTLSQFLDDPRWIAMLAAVLTVSGPWLPGRWRRWWWTLLLAFVPIHLVVSAVVPARSLLGLSVGWFVGALTVWVVGTPALEVPLDGTVRALARRGFLVTSLTVVRPAGSGPLELAAADDAGSRMVLEMYGPNQRSGGALRQFWRWLILRDAETAPLQASMRRAVEHRALMTIAVGDLGVSNTTTMAVAALERGWTLYAHTPPLGDPIGDACDETLVTAVWGAFGVLHRHQIAHGDLRFKEMTVDAGRVMFGGFGNSEYGATDEQLQSDIAALLVTTSDRFGPESAVQAAVHTLGKETVLTASRRLTRAAVPARIRKSVNDPKAVMAAARDEVKRQTGADEIKTETITRFTRKQVIQLVLLVALVYVAYPFISTVPTFFSELRNANWWWALLGLAVSAMTYVGAAAALWACASGLVSFGNLVIMQFANTFAATTTPAGVGGLALSTRFLQKGGLGALRATAAVALQQAVQVITHVSLLILFSVAAGATADLSHFVPSTTLLYLIGGVALGILGTFLLVPKARRWLGTAVRPRLQEVGHELLDLMREPKRLAVIVLGCATTTLGMALVLWSSIEAFGGDTTFVTVTIVTMVGGTLASAAPTPGGVGAVEAALIGGLAAFGVPAAVGVPAVLLYRVLTCWLPVFAGWPIMRWLTAKEMI, encoded by the coding sequence GTGCGAGTTGACGGACGCGATGTTGCCGTTTCCGGCGACGTGTTGCTGCCGCTGACCCGCCGGACCAACGACATTGTGCGGCTGTCGGTGGCGACGGTGGTTCTGGTCATCGTGGTCACCAGCTCCCTGATCACCCGCAACGACTGGGTGGGCCTGGAGAAATCGATCTCGCGGATCGTGGGTGTGCTCACCCCCACTCAATCCAATCTGGTCTACCTGGCCTACGGCGTAGCGATCCTGGCGCTGCCGTTCGTGATCCTGATCGGGCTGATCGGCGCGCGGCAGTGGAAGCTGTTCGCCGCCTACGTCGCGGCCGGGTTCCTCGCCGTGTTCTCCCTGTCGATCACCGGCAACGGAATCGCCGCGCCCCGCTGGCATTTTGACCTCTCCGAGCGACTGTCGACCACGTTGTCGCAGTTTCTCGACGACCCCCGCTGGATCGCGATGCTGGCCGCCGTCCTGACCGTGTCGGGGCCGTGGCTGCCAGGCCGCTGGCGGCGGTGGTGGTGGACGCTTCTATTGGCCTTCGTGCCGATCCACCTGGTGGTCAGTGCGGTGGTGCCGGCCCGATCCCTGCTCGGACTGTCCGTCGGCTGGTTCGTCGGCGCCCTGACGGTGTGGGTGGTGGGCACCCCCGCGCTCGAAGTCCCGCTCGACGGAACCGTGCGGGCGCTGGCCCGGCGAGGATTCCTGGTGACGTCGCTGACGGTGGTGCGGCCTGCCGGATCGGGTCCGCTGGAGTTGGCGGCGGCCGACGACGCCGGCTCGCGCATGGTCCTCGAGATGTACGGGCCCAATCAGCGCAGCGGTGGCGCGCTGCGCCAGTTCTGGCGGTGGCTCATCCTCCGTGACGCCGAAACCGCACCCCTGCAGGCCTCAATGCGCCGGGCAGTCGAGCATCGCGCGTTGATGACGATCGCAGTGGGCGATCTAGGGGTGTCCAACACCACCACGATGGCGGTCGCCGCGCTGGAACGCGGGTGGACCTTGTATGCGCACACCCCGCCACTCGGCGATCCGATCGGCGACGCCTGCGACGAGACTCTGGTGACCGCTGTCTGGGGTGCGTTCGGGGTGCTGCATCGCCACCAGATCGCCCACGGGGACTTGCGTTTCAAGGAGATGACCGTCGACGCCGGACGGGTGATGTTCGGCGGATTCGGCAACTCCGAATACGGCGCGACCGACGAGCAGCTGCAGTCCGACATCGCGGCGCTGCTGGTGACCACGTCCGATCGGTTCGGCCCCGAGTCCGCCGTGCAGGCCGCGGTACACACCCTGGGCAAGGAGACGGTGCTCACCGCATCGCGGCGCCTGACCAGAGCGGCCGTCCCCGCCCGAATCCGCAAGTCTGTCAACGATCCCAAGGCCGTCATGGCCGCGGCTCGCGACGAGGTCAAACGGCAGACCGGCGCCGACGAGATCAAGACCGAGACGATCACCCGATTCACCCGCAAGCAGGTCATCCAGCTGGTCCTGCTCGTCGCGCTGGTCTACGTCGCCTATCCGTTCATCAGCACGGTGCCCACGTTCTTCAGCGAGCTGCGCAACGCGAACTGGTGGTGGGCGCTGCTCGGGCTGGCGGTGTCCGCGATGACGTATGTCGGTGCGGCAGCGGCGTTGTGGGCGTGCGCATCAGGACTCGTCAGCTTCGGCAATCTGGTCATCATGCAGTTCGCCAACACCTTCGCCGCCACCACCACGCCGGCCGGTGTCGGCGGTCTGGCCCTGAGCACCCGCTTCCTGCAGAAGGGCGGACTGGGGGCGCTGCGGGCCACCGCCGCGGTAGCCCTGCAACAAGCGGTCCAGGTGATCACCCATGTGTCCCTGCTGATTCTGTTCAGCGTGGCCGCCGGTGCGACCGCCGACCTGTCACACTTCGTGCCGAGCACCACGCTGCTGTACCTCATCGGCGGTGTCGCACTCGGCATCCTGGGCACCTTCCTGCTGGTGCCCAAGGCGCGCCGGTGGCTCGGGACAGCAGTGCGGCCCCGGCTGCAGGAAGTCGGCCACGAGCTGCTCGACCTGATGCGCGAACCGAAGCGGCTGGCCGTCATCGTATTGGGCTGTGCCACAACAACTCTGGGAATGGCGCTGGTGCTGTGGTCCAGCATCGAGGCGTTCGGCGGTGACACCACCTTCGTCACCGTCACGATCGTCACCATGGTCGGCGGCACGCTGGCCTCGGCGGCACCCACACCCGGCGGCGTCGGCGCGGTGGAAGCCGCACTGATCGGTGGTCTCGCGGCCTTCGGTGTGCCCGCGGCGGTCGGGGTGCCCGCGGTGCTGCTCTATCGCGTTCTGACGTGTTGGCTTCCGGTGTTCGCCGGCTGGCCCATCATGCGCTGGCTCACCGCGAAAGAGATGATCTAA
- a CDS encoding CocE/NonD family hydrolase, with translation MRDGTVLRADVYRPDTSDPVPVILMRTQYGKSGAQVQPSRYQSPDWFASHCYLVVIQDVRGQGASGGTFSEFTHDRDDGYDSVEWSAALPGSNGKVGMYGSSYVGATQWLAATATPPHLVTIVPANTASDYYDGWMYEGGEFRLAFVQPWAIGLATTAAENRRDDTTTAALKAAAADSTRWLDFLPYRALPPMQPANPAVAPWYFDWVAHSTRDDFWRQWSIRDRYPSVRVPVLDIEGWYDAFLAGGIENFTGMVNSAGTPEGRTNQRLVIGPWDHVDWGRPGSEPAPSLKDIGPVGETPINELMLAWYDHFLKGVDNHVSGKPRVDYFLMGANRWKSADSWPLPNTQWSRYFLSGDGQIDSRTGTLSTAAPGTDQAPDHYVYDPTDPAPSVGGHSCCGAKSGPQGPYDQIPVEQRSDVLVYTSDPLSSDTEVTGPTTVDLWASSSAIDTDFTAKLIVVKPDGDAINLNNGILRTSFRDSLSDPSPGVPEQPYEYRIAIWPTSYLFRRGDRIRLEVSSSDYPQFAPNPNTGDRFGQSAATLPATQTILHDAAHPSAVVIPVIPAGGPESDHVPLR, from the coding sequence ATGCGCGACGGAACCGTGCTGCGCGCCGACGTCTACCGGCCGGACACCTCCGACCCGGTTCCGGTGATCCTCATGCGCACCCAGTACGGCAAGTCCGGCGCCCAGGTCCAGCCATCGCGTTACCAGAGTCCTGATTGGTTCGCCTCGCACTGCTATCTCGTTGTCATTCAAGATGTTCGGGGCCAGGGAGCATCCGGGGGAACCTTCAGCGAGTTCACCCACGACCGCGATGACGGGTACGACTCGGTGGAGTGGTCGGCCGCACTGCCGGGCTCGAACGGCAAAGTCGGCATGTACGGCTCGTCCTACGTGGGGGCCACCCAGTGGCTGGCCGCTACCGCGACTCCCCCGCACCTGGTGACCATCGTGCCCGCGAACACCGCCTCGGACTACTACGACGGCTGGATGTACGAGGGCGGGGAGTTCCGGCTGGCGTTCGTGCAGCCGTGGGCGATCGGGCTGGCCACCACCGCGGCCGAGAACCGGCGTGACGACACCACCACCGCGGCGCTGAAGGCCGCCGCGGCCGACTCGACCCGGTGGCTGGACTTCCTGCCCTACCGTGCCCTACCGCCCATGCAGCCCGCCAATCCTGCTGTGGCGCCGTGGTATTTCGACTGGGTAGCCCATTCGACGCGAGACGACTTCTGGCGGCAGTGGAGCATCCGTGACCGCTATCCGTCAGTCCGGGTGCCGGTTCTCGACATCGAAGGTTGGTATGACGCTTTCCTCGCCGGCGGCATCGAGAACTTCACCGGCATGGTCAATTCGGCCGGCACGCCCGAAGGCCGGACGAACCAGCGGTTGGTCATCGGGCCATGGGACCACGTGGACTGGGGCCGCCCGGGTTCGGAGCCGGCGCCGTCGCTCAAAGACATCGGACCTGTCGGCGAGACTCCGATCAATGAGCTGATGCTCGCCTGGTATGACCACTTCCTGAAGGGCGTCGACAACCACGTCTCAGGCAAGCCGCGGGTGGATTACTTCTTGATGGGCGCGAACCGGTGGAAGTCGGCGGACAGCTGGCCACTGCCCAACACCCAGTGGAGTCGCTACTTTCTGTCCGGGGACGGCCAGATCGATTCGCGCACCGGCACATTGAGCACCGCAGCGCCCGGTACAGACCAAGCGCCGGACCACTATGTCTACGACCCGACGGACCCCGCCCCCAGCGTGGGCGGACACTCGTGTTGCGGCGCGAAGTCCGGCCCACAAGGGCCTTACGACCAAATACCGGTCGAGCAACGGTCCGATGTGCTGGTCTACACCAGCGATCCGTTGTCGAGCGACACCGAAGTGACCGGACCGACGACCGTCGACCTGTGGGCATCGTCCTCGGCCATCGACACCGACTTCACGGCGAAGCTGATCGTGGTCAAGCCCGACGGCGACGCGATCAACCTTAACAACGGCATACTGCGTACGTCGTTCCGCGACTCGCTGTCCGACCCGAGCCCGGGCGTCCCCGAGCAACCCTACGAGTACCGCATCGCCATCTGGCCGACGAGTTACCTGTTCCGCAGGGGCGATCGGATCCGATTGGAAGTCTCCAGTAGCGACTACCCCCAGTTCGCGCCGAACCCGAACACCGGTGACAGGTTCGGGCAGAGCGCGGCGACGCTGCCCGCGACGCAGACGATCCTGCACGACGCAGCCCATCCGTCGGCCGTCGTGATTCCCGTGATCCCGGCCGGCGGCCCGGAGTCGGATCACGTCCCCCTGCGGTAG
- a CDS encoding LAGLIDADG family homing endonuclease, translated as MNRVWKLRISLDKKYPGIIDSCRAAIDAVMPRQHASVDWQPQGCAVVGLYSKHWPCLFPQHGPGLKHRRPIKLEPWQLQLVEQATEDFVRGLIHSDGCRVIANDRGVTSIRYHFTNHSEDILGLFTDALDRLNIPWTRSTKYVVSIYRKAATARLDEFIGPKC; from the coding sequence ATGAATCGGGTATGGAAGCTCAGAATCTCGTTGGACAAGAAGTATCCCGGCATCATCGACAGCTGCCGTGCAGCCATCGACGCTGTGATGCCCAGACAACACGCGTCAGTTGATTGGCAACCGCAAGGATGTGCAGTCGTCGGCCTCTACTCCAAACACTGGCCGTGCCTCTTCCCACAACACGGTCCCGGGCTCAAGCACCGCAGGCCCATCAAGCTCGAGCCGTGGCAACTACAGCTCGTCGAGCAAGCCACTGAAGACTTCGTCCGAGGCCTGATCCACAGCGACGGATGCCGGGTCATTGCCAACGACCGTGGCGTCACAAGCATCCGGTACCACTTCACGAACCACTCCGAGGACATCCTCGGCTTGTTCACCGACGCCCTCGATAGGCTCAACATCCCCTGGACGCGATCGACCAAATACGTCGTCTCCATCTACCGCAAGGCGGCCACCGCGCGCCTCGACGAATTCATCGGACCCAAGTGCTGA
- a CDS encoding DUF3817 domain-containing protein yields the protein MTAPESPEASTGVPNETIRKALNGYRLMAWTTGIWLIALCYEMVVKYIVKVDDPPTWIGVVHGWVYFIYLLFTANLAVKVRWPIAKTIGVLLAGTIPLLGIIVEQVQTRDLKTRFNL from the coding sequence ATGACCGCACCCGAGTCGCCGGAAGCCTCCACCGGCGTCCCGAACGAGACGATCCGCAAAGCCCTCAACGGCTACCGGCTGATGGCCTGGACGACGGGCATCTGGCTGATCGCGCTGTGCTACGAGATGGTGGTCAAGTACATCGTCAAGGTGGACGACCCGCCGACGTGGATCGGCGTGGTGCATGGCTGGGTCTACTTCATCTACCTGCTCTTCACCGCCAACCTCGCGGTGAAGGTGCGCTGGCCCATCGCCAAGACCATCGGGGTTCTGCTGGCCGGCACCATCCCGCTGCTGGGCATCATCGTCGAGCAGGTGCAGACCCGGGACCTGAAGACCCGCTTCAACCTTTGA
- a CDS encoding MFS transporter, producing the protein MGRHSVRVGHPGVLIAVLAAAGISVSLMQTLMIPLIPELPMLLHTSPDNASWAITVTLLTAAVTTPVFGRLGDMYGPKPMLMVCAATLTVGSLIAAMTSSLLPFIVGRGLQGFGIPIIPLSISVLRAAIPADRVGSAMGLISSSLGVGGALGLPLSAVIAQKADWHTLFWGASVLGIVAMLMFYFLVPNIPATSADRFDPLGFVLLTTGLVTLLLPISKGSTWGWTSSTTLSLFVVSVVVFAVFARWQFRTTAPMVDLRTTLRRPVLTTNIAAILVCFSMFALSLVAPQVLELPRGTGYGLGQSMLQAGLWMAPGGLAMMVASPLAARLAGRRGAKFTLVCGAAIIAAAYLGAVWLLGSPAAVMVVNIAISLGVGFAYSSLPALINAAVPISETAAANGINALARSLGTSISSAVIGVVLATMTVTYAGHTVPSLQGLRIALLISAGVAALAAVIALTLPAAVDTAAEDWSPEELALSDDPLIKG; encoded by the coding sequence ATGGGTCGTCACTCGGTCCGGGTGGGGCACCCCGGGGTTCTGATCGCCGTCTTGGCGGCTGCCGGAATCAGTGTGTCGCTCATGCAGACGCTGATGATCCCGCTGATTCCCGAGCTTCCGATGCTGCTGCATACCAGCCCGGACAACGCGTCGTGGGCGATCACGGTGACCCTGCTGACCGCCGCGGTCACTACTCCGGTGTTCGGCCGCCTCGGCGACATGTACGGGCCCAAACCGATGCTGATGGTCTGTGCGGCGACGCTGACGGTCGGATCGTTGATCGCCGCGATGACCAGCTCGCTGCTGCCGTTCATCGTGGGGCGCGGGCTGCAGGGCTTCGGCATTCCGATCATCCCGCTGTCGATCAGCGTGCTACGAGCCGCGATTCCGGCCGACCGGGTCGGCTCCGCGATGGGATTGATCAGTTCGTCACTGGGCGTCGGTGGCGCGCTGGGTCTGCCGCTGTCGGCGGTGATCGCCCAAAAGGCTGATTGGCACACATTGTTTTGGGGCGCAAGCGTTCTCGGCATCGTCGCGATGCTGATGTTCTATTTCCTGGTGCCCAACATTCCGGCCACCTCGGCCGACCGGTTCGACCCGCTGGGCTTCGTTCTGCTGACCACCGGGTTGGTCACGCTGCTGCTGCCGATCTCAAAAGGGTCGACGTGGGGGTGGACGAGTTCGACGACGCTGTCGCTGTTCGTCGTCTCGGTCGTGGTGTTCGCCGTGTTCGCCCGGTGGCAGTTCCGGACCACGGCGCCGATGGTCGATCTGCGAACGACGCTGCGCCGTCCGGTGTTGACCACCAACATCGCGGCGATCTTGGTGTGCTTCTCGATGTTCGCGCTGTCCCTGGTCGCGCCGCAGGTGCTCGAACTGCCCCGCGGCACCGGATACGGCTTGGGACAGTCGATGTTGCAGGCGGGTCTGTGGATGGCGCCCGGCGGGCTGGCGATGATGGTCGCCTCCCCGCTTGCGGCCCGGTTGGCCGGCCGCCGCGGCGCCAAGTTCACCTTGGTCTGCGGTGCGGCGATCATCGCCGCGGCCTACCTGGGCGCGGTCTGGTTGCTCGGCAGTCCGGCAGCGGTGATGGTGGTCAACATCGCGATCAGCCTCGGCGTGGGTTTCGCGTATTCGTCGTTGCCCGCGCTCATCAACGCGGCGGTGCCCATCTCGGAGACGGCGGCCGCCAACGGAATCAACGCGCTCGCCAGGTCGTTGGGCACCTCGATATCCAGCGCGGTCATCGGTGTCGTACTCGCGACGATGACCGTCACCTACGCCGGCCATACCGTGCCATCGCTGCAGGGGCTTCGGATCGCCTTGCTCATCTCCGCGGGGGTGGCGGCGCTGGCGGCCGTGATCGCCCTGACGTTGCCCGCCGCGGTCGATACCGCGGCGGAGGATTGGTCGCCGGAAGAGCTCGCGCTCTCCGACGACCCGCTGATCAAAGGTTGA
- the rdgB gene encoding RdgB/HAM1 family non-canonical purine NTP pyrophosphatase codes for MTQLLVASRNAKKLAELRRVLDAAGLSGLTLVSLDDVPPFDEAPETGATFEENAVAKARDGYAATGLPTVADDSGIEVAALNGMPGVLSARWAGTHGEDGANNALLLAQLRDVPDERRAAAFVSACALVWGPGDADSAVVRGEWPGAIAREPRGAGGFGYDPLFIPEGETRSAAELTPAEKDAASHRGRALALLVPALRALVG; via the coding sequence CTGACACAACTATTGGTCGCCAGCCGCAACGCCAAGAAGCTGGCCGAATTGCGGCGGGTGCTCGACGCTGCCGGGCTGTCCGGACTGACCCTGGTGTCGCTCGACGACGTGCCGCCCTTCGACGAGGCACCCGAAACCGGCGCCACCTTCGAAGAGAACGCGGTGGCCAAGGCGCGAGATGGCTACGCCGCCACCGGCTTACCGACGGTCGCCGACGACTCCGGCATCGAGGTCGCCGCGCTCAACGGGATGCCGGGTGTGCTCTCGGCGCGGTGGGCCGGCACGCACGGCGAGGACGGCGCCAACAATGCGCTGCTGCTGGCCCAGCTGCGCGATGTACCCGACGAGCGGCGCGCCGCGGCGTTCGTGTCAGCCTGCGCACTGGTCTGGGGTCCCGGCGACGCGGACAGTGCGGTGGTACGCGGCGAGTGGCCCGGGGCGATCGCGCGAGAACCGCGCGGCGCGGGTGGCTTCGGGTACGACCCGCTGTTCATTCCCGAGGGGGAGACCCGCAGCGCCGCGGAGCTCACCCCCGCCGAAAAGGACGCGGCATCGCATCGTGGTCGCGCCCTGGCGCTGCTCGTTCCGGCGCTGCGCGCGTTGGTCGGCTGA
- the rph gene encoding ribonuclease PH yields MSRRQDGRLDDELRPVTITRGFTSHPAGSVLVAFGETRVMCTASVTEGVPRWRKGSGQGWLTAEYAMLPGATHTRSDRESVKGRVGGRTQEISRLVGRSLRACIDLAALGENTIAIDCDVLQADGGTRTAAITGAYVALSDAVTYLAAGGKLSDPRPLSCAIAAVSVGVVDGRVRVDLPYEEDSRAEVDMNVVATDTGTLVEIQGTGEGATFPRSTLDKMLDAALGACETLFAVQREALELPYPGVLPEGPPSKKAFGS; encoded by the coding sequence ATGTCCCGACGACAAGACGGCAGGCTTGACGACGAGCTGCGCCCGGTCACCATCACCCGCGGCTTCACCTCCCATCCGGCCGGCTCGGTGCTCGTCGCCTTTGGCGAGACCCGGGTCATGTGCACGGCCAGCGTCACCGAAGGTGTGCCGCGCTGGCGCAAGGGGTCCGGGCAGGGCTGGCTGACCGCGGAGTACGCGATGCTGCCGGGGGCCACCCACACCCGATCGGATCGCGAGTCGGTGAAGGGCCGCGTCGGCGGGCGGACCCAGGAGATCAGCCGGTTGGTGGGGCGCTCGCTGCGGGCGTGCATCGATCTGGCCGCGCTCGGTGAGAACACCATCGCCATCGACTGCGACGTGCTGCAGGCCGACGGCGGGACGCGCACCGCTGCGATCACCGGCGCGTACGTCGCGCTCTCCGATGCCGTCACCTACCTGGCCGCCGGCGGCAAACTGTCCGACCCGCGCCCGCTGTCGTGTGCCATCGCCGCAGTCAGCGTCGGCGTGGTCGACGGCCGGGTGCGCGTCGACCTCCCCTACGAGGAGGACTCGCGCGCCGAGGTCGATATGAACGTCGTCGCCACCGACACCGGAACTTTGGTCGAGATCCAGGGCACTGGGGAAGGTGCGACGTTCCCGCGCTCGACGCTGGACAAAATGCTCGACGCCGCGCTCGGTGCGTGCGAGACGTTGTTCGCCGTGCAGCGCGAGGCGCTCGAACTTCCGTATCCCGGTGTGCTGCCCGAGGGTCCGCCGTCGAAGAAGGCGTTCGGGAGCTGA